The proteins below come from a single Candidatus Methylomirabilis tolerans genomic window:
- the dinB gene encoding DNA polymerase IV → MQTGGDRLGEHRWILHVDMDAFYASVEQRDHPAYRGRPVIVGADPQGGRGRGVVSAASYEARAFGIHSAMPISQAYRRCPDGVFLPVRMSHYQAVSAHIFQIFSRYTDLVEPLSLDEAFLDVTGSLRLFGPAESIGRRIQAEIRAETALGASVGIAANKFVAKVASDLRKPNGFVVVPPRQEAGFLQALPIERLWGVGPKTAGRLRRMGLTTIGEVAARPQLELAAGFGQLGTHLWELAHGIDTREVIPEEPAKSVGAETTFAEDTADPARIRQTLLALSERVARHLRVDALQAGALTLKLRDETFRTQTRSASLSEPTDQPQDLYRMAMMLLERLPTSGRKVRLLGVAASKLSDRAGSGQQLSLELDPAGAKQRRLTEAVDRIQARFGKKAIRPASLLTRS, encoded by the coding sequence ATGCAGACGGGTGGCGATCGATTAGGGGAGCACAGATGGATCCTCCATGTCGACATGGATGCCTTCTACGCTTCGGTCGAGCAGCGCGATCACCCGGCCTATCGCGGGCGTCCCGTGATCGTAGGGGCCGATCCCCAAGGCGGCAGAGGCCGCGGGGTCGTGTCCGCCGCCTCGTATGAAGCCCGCGCGTTCGGCATCCACTCGGCCATGCCGATCAGCCAAGCCTACCGGCGGTGTCCGGATGGGGTGTTCCTCCCGGTACGGATGTCGCACTATCAGGCCGTCTCCGCGCACATCTTCCAGATCTTTTCCCGATACACCGACCTCGTAGAGCCGCTCAGTCTGGATGAGGCCTTCCTGGACGTGACCGGGAGCCTCCGGCTCTTCGGCCCTGCAGAGAGCATTGGACGGCGGATCCAGGCGGAGATCCGAGCCGAGACGGCGCTTGGGGCCTCCGTCGGCATCGCCGCCAACAAGTTCGTCGCCAAGGTCGCCTCCGACCTGCGGAAACCGAACGGCTTCGTGGTCGTTCCGCCCAGGCAGGAGGCCGGCTTCCTCCAGGCCCTGCCGATCGAACGGCTCTGGGGTGTCGGGCCGAAGACCGCAGGACGTCTGCGTCGGATGGGACTCACGACTATCGGCGAGGTGGCGGCCCGACCTCAACTGGAGCTGGCAGCCGGCTTCGGACAGTTAGGCACGCATCTGTGGGAGTTGGCCCATGGGATCGATACGCGAGAGGTGATCCCGGAGGAGCCTGCCAAATCGGTAGGAGCAGAGACTACATTTGCAGAGGATACCGCCGATCCTGCTCGGATCCGTCAGACGCTGCTGGCCCTGTCGGAGCGGGTGGCTCGGCATCTGCGGGTGGATGCGCTGCAGGCCGGCGCCCTGACCCTGAAACTGCGGGATGAGACCTTCCGGACCCAGACCAGATCGGCCTCGCTGTCGGAGCCCACCGATCAGCCTCAGGACCTCTACCGGATGGCGATGATGCTGCTGGAGCGGCTGCCCACCTCGGGCCGCAAGGTGCGTCTCTTGGGAGTGGCAGCCTCGAAGCTGTCTGATCGCGCGGGATCGGGACAGCAACTTTCGTTGGAGCTGGATCCTGCCGGTGCCAAGCAGCGCCGATTGACGGAGGCTGTGGATCGTATCCAGGCGCGGTTCGGGAAGAAGGCGATCCGTCCCGCCAGCCTGCTCACCCGCAGTTGA
- a CDS encoding tetratricopeptide repeat protein — MLEDPRALAAITAGALERLAPKSVSEKTTEEQRRTMLAEQAKAYGLEPDEVDRAVRAWLHKTKDPYEKGLAALYVENYPEATLHLSESLRMREGELGGIQAKVVDAAFFLGRSLYYQGRYRESAAAYQKAAALRADDSIILNNLGLSLYQGGEYAKAELLYKQALGIVEKALGPEHPEVAASLNNLAVLYKTQGQYTQAAPLYRRALGIVEKALGPEHPDVATSLNNWAALYHNQGEYAQAELLYRRALEIREKVLGSEHLHVATSLNNLAALYFAQGLYAQAEPLYRRALGIMEQTLGLEHPDVATSLNNLAALYHDHGEYAQAELLYKQALGIREKVLGPEHPDVATSLNNLAASYYAQGLYAQATPLSERALAITEKALGREHPNVAVSFNNLAALYSAQGKYAQAESLHRRALTIREKVLGSEHPDVTQSLNNLAGLSFARGAYREAELLFEQALTIREKVLGPEHPDVATSLNNLAELYREQGQYAKAEPLFRRALTIREKVLGPEHPDVAKILRNYAALLRTINRESEAEKMEVRAEAIRAKHSEKSSSN; from the coding sequence ATGCTAGAGGATCCAAGAGCCTTGGCAGCGATAACTGCCGGCGCCTTGGAAAGACTCGCGCCTAAGTCGGTTAGTGAAAAGACCACCGAAGAGCAGCGCCGGACAATGCTTGCCGAGCAAGCGAAGGCATACGGCCTGGAGCCGGATGAGGTAGATCGCGCCGTTCGCGCCTGGCTCCATAAGACGAAAGATCCCTACGAGAAAGGACTCGCTGCCCTCTACGTGGAAAACTATCCGGAAGCAACACTCCACTTGTCGGAATCACTACGGATGCGGGAGGGGGAGCTGGGAGGGATACAAGCGAAGGTAGTGGATGCGGCGTTTTTCCTTGGCAGGTCTCTCTATTACCAGGGCAGGTATCGCGAGTCAGCCGCTGCTTATCAGAAAGCGGCAGCCCTGCGCGCAGACGACAGCATAATCCTCAATAACCTGGGATTATCCTTATACCAAGGTGGGGAATATGCGAAAGCCGAACTGCTGTACAAACAGGCGCTGGGGATAGTGGAGAAAGCCCTAGGGCCGGAGCACCCCGAGGTGGCTGCAAGTCTCAACAACTTGGCAGTTCTTTACAAGACCCAAGGTCAGTACACCCAGGCTGCGCCGCTCTACAGGCGGGCGCTGGGGATCGTGGAAAAAGCGCTAGGCCCAGAACACCCCGACGTGGCCACAAGTCTCAACAACTGGGCGGCACTGTACCACAATCAGGGCGAGTACGCCCAAGCTGAGCTGCTCTACAGGCGGGCGTTGGAGATTCGCGAGAAGGTTCTCGGATCGGAGCACCTCCACGTAGCCACAAGTTTGAACAACTTGGCAGCACTGTACTTCGCCCAGGGTCTGTACGCTCAGGCCGAGCCGCTTTACAGGCGGGCGCTGGGGATAATGGAACAAACGCTGGGCCTGGAGCACCCCGACGTGGCCACGAGTCTCAACAACTTGGCGGCGCTGTACCATGATCACGGCGAGTACGCGCAGGCCGAGCTACTCTACAAACAGGCGCTGGGGATTCGCGAGAAGGTGCTCGGACCGGAGCACCCCGACGTGGCCACAAGTCTCAACAACTTGGCGGCCTCGTACTACGCTCAGGGTCTGTACGCTCAGGCTACACCGCTCTCCGAACGGGCGCTGGCGATCACGGAGAAGGCTCTCGGGCGGGAGCATCCCAACGTAGCCGTGAGCTTCAACAACTTGGCGGCACTGTACAGCGCGCAGGGCAAGTACGCCCAGGCCGAGTCGCTCCACAGACGAGCACTGACGATTCGCGAGAAGGTGCTCGGATCGGAACATCCGGATGTGACTCAGAGCCTCAACAACTTGGCAGGACTCTCTTTCGCTCGAGGCGCCTACCGAGAGGCGGAGTTGCTTTTTGAGCAAGCGCTGACGATTCGCGAGAAGGTGCTCGGACCGGAGCACCCAGACGTGGCCACAAGTCTCAACAACTTGGCGGAGCTGTACCGGGAACAGGGTCAGTACGCTAAAGCCGAGCCCCTCTTCAGGCGAGCGCTGACAATAAGGGAAAAAGTGCTAGGCCCGGAGCACCCAGACGTAGCGAAGATCTTGAGAAATTACGCCGCCCTACTCCGAACGATAAACCGGGAGAGCGAAGCGGAGAAAATGGAGGTTCGTGCCGAGGCTATCCGAGCCAAGCATTCCGAGAAGAGCTCGAGTAACTAG
- a CDS encoding aconitate hydratase → MGMNLVQKIFEAHRVAGGLIPGKEVAIRIDQTLTQDATGTMAYLQFEAMGIPRVRTKLSVSYVDHNMLQTGFENADDHRFLQSIAAKYGIYFSRPGNGICHQVHLERFSAPGQILLGSDSHTPTCGGVGMIAIGAGGLDVAVAMGGGPFYLPMPKVLLVRLNGRLGPWGAAKDIILEVLRRLTVKGGVGKILEYGGDGVTCLTVPERATITNMGAELGATTSIFPSDDQTRRYLAAQGREGSWVALAPDPDATYDELLEIDLDQLEPMVARPSSPDNVCPVSEVEGTKISQVCVGSCTNSSFRDLMTVAMMLKGKTVHPDISFTVTPGSKQVYTMIASNGALTDLIASGGRILEAACGPCIGMGQAPASGTASLRSFNRNFEGRSGAPNDKVYLASPEVCAASALAGEIVHPRRVSQPVSVLPPERFVLDDNLIVPPSPHPEQVEVTRGPNIKPVPIRGELPSTIEGEVLLKMGDNITTDHILPAGSKILPLRSNIPAISEYAFSRVDPEFARRAKEKGGGFVVGGSNYGQGSSREHAALAPMYLGLKGAIVTSFARIHRANLINFGILPLIFANGQDYNSIGQGDQLRIERVAEQIRGGQQVVVNNVTKGTEFVARHDLTAREVDIVLAGGMLNYTIRSTA, encoded by the coding sequence ATGGGCATGAATCTGGTGCAGAAGATTTTTGAGGCTCACCGAGTCGCTGGGGGGCTGATCCCCGGCAAAGAGGTGGCGATCCGGATTGACCAGACGCTGACCCAGGACGCGACCGGGACGATGGCCTATTTGCAGTTCGAGGCGATGGGTATCCCGCGTGTCAGAACAAAGCTGTCCGTCAGCTACGTGGACCACAACATGCTGCAGACCGGTTTCGAGAACGCCGACGATCATCGGTTCCTGCAGAGCATCGCGGCCAAGTACGGCATCTACTTTTCGCGTCCCGGGAATGGCATCTGCCATCAGGTCCACCTGGAACGGTTCAGCGCACCGGGCCAGATCCTGCTCGGCTCCGACAGCCATACGCCTACCTGCGGCGGCGTCGGGATGATCGCCATCGGGGCGGGCGGCCTGGATGTCGCCGTAGCCATGGGGGGCGGGCCATTCTACCTCCCAATGCCAAAGGTTCTGCTGGTCCGACTCAACGGCCGGCTAGGCCCATGGGGGGCGGCCAAGGACATCATTCTGGAGGTCTTACGGCGGCTTACCGTAAAAGGCGGTGTGGGAAAGATCCTGGAGTATGGCGGCGACGGGGTGACATGCCTCACCGTGCCGGAGCGGGCCACGATCACGAACATGGGCGCTGAGCTTGGCGCGACGACCTCCATCTTCCCCAGTGACGACCAGACCCGCCGCTATCTCGCGGCGCAGGGACGGGAGGGTAGTTGGGTTGCTCTGGCGCCCGATCCCGATGCCACCTACGACGAACTGCTGGAGATCGACCTGGATCAACTTGAGCCAATGGTGGCCCGGCCATCGAGTCCGGACAACGTCTGCCCGGTCTCTGAGGTCGAGGGGACTAAGATCTCGCAGGTCTGCGTCGGAAGCTGCACCAACTCGTCCTTCCGGGATCTGATGACGGTGGCAATGATGCTCAAGGGCAAGACGGTCCACCCGGACATCAGCTTTACGGTCACGCCGGGCTCGAAGCAGGTCTACACCATGATTGCCTCCAACGGAGCGCTTACCGACCTGATCGCGTCCGGGGGGCGGATCCTGGAAGCGGCCTGCGGCCCGTGTATCGGCATGGGTCAGGCCCCGGCCAGCGGCACCGCCTCGCTCCGAAGCTTCAATCGCAACTTCGAGGGACGGAGCGGCGCGCCCAACGACAAGGTTTACCTGGCAAGCCCGGAGGTCTGCGCGGCCTCCGCTCTGGCCGGCGAAATCGTCCATCCGAGGCGCGTCAGCCAGCCGGTGTCGGTGCTCCCGCCGGAGCGGTTCGTCCTTGACGATAACCTGATTGTCCCGCCGTCGCCACATCCGGAACAGGTCGAGGTGACGCGCGGCCCCAACATCAAGCCGGTTCCGATCCGGGGCGAGCTCCCCTCCACCATCGAGGGCGAGGTCCTCTTGAAGATGGGCGACAACATCACCACCGACCATATCCTCCCGGCGGGCTCCAAGATCCTGCCGCTCCGTAGCAATATCCCGGCCATCTCGGAGTACGCCTTCAGCCGGGTCGATCCGGAGTTCGCCAGGCGCGCAAAGGAGAAAGGGGGCGGCTTCGTAGTCGGGGGCAGCAACTATGGCCAGGGTTCGAGCAGAGAGCATGCGGCGCTGGCGCCGATGTACCTGGGTCTGAAGGGGGCCATCGTCACATCGTTCGCCCGCATCCACCGTGCCAACCTGATCAACTTCGGGATCCTACCGCTAATCTTTGCGAATGGGCAGGATTATAACAGCATCGGCCAGGGGGATCAGCTCCGGATCGAGCGAGTGGCCGAGCAGATCCGAGGGGGACAGCAGGTTGTTGTGAACAATGTCACGAAGGGCACGGAGTTTGTGGCCAGGCATGATCTTACCGCTCGAGAGGTAGATATCGTCCTGGCCGGTGGGATGCTGAACTATACGATTAGGAGTACGGCTTAG
- a CDS encoding nucleotidyltransferase domain-containing protein yields MERLYRLSQEERGAIREQIATELSREPDVLFAYVYGSFLKSEAFHNIDIGVYLSSGHFNNALAANLSAHLSGKIKLPVDVRTLNTAPISFRLYVLRGECLFSRDDNLRTDIIEDTTRRYLINNASPRRHTTKEAFGYGESHDSGDSPRTDAED; encoded by the coding sequence ATGGAACGGCTCTACCGGCTCAGCCAGGAGGAACGCGGCGCGATCCGGGAGCAGATCGCTACCGAGCTTTCACGTGAGCCTGATGTGCTCTTCGCCTACGTCTACGGCTCATTTCTCAAATCTGAAGCATTCCATAACATAGATATCGGCGTCTACCTCTCCAGCGGCCACTTCAACAACGCTTTGGCTGCTAATCTGTCGGCGCACCTGAGCGGCAAGATCAAGCTCCCAGTCGATGTCCGTACCCTCAATACGGCGCCGATTTCCTTCCGCCTCTACGTCTTACGTGGTGAGTGTCTGTTCAGTCGCGACGACAACCTCCGCACCGATATCATAGAGGACACCACGCGGCGCTATCTAATAAACAACGCCTCCCCCCGTCGCCACACCACCAAGGAAGCCTTCGGCTATGGCGAATCTCACGACTCAGGGGACTCCCCGAGAACGGACGCCGAGGACTGA
- a CDS encoding helix-turn-helix domain-containing protein codes for MSKKRIGSSIDDFLKEEGIFEEAQAKAIKEVVAWQLADAMKKQHISKNKMATLLKTSRSQVDRLLDPTRDITLSSLQRAALMVGRRISIELV; via the coding sequence ATGAGTAAGAAGCGTATAGGGTCGAGTATCGACGACTTCCTCAAGGAGGAAGGTATCTTCGAAGAGGCTCAGGCGAAGGCGATCAAGGAGGTCGTGGCGTGGCAGCTTGCTGATGCCATGAAGAAGCAGCACATCTCCAAAAACAAAATGGCTACGTTGCTGAAGACAAGCCGCTCCCAGGTGGACCGCCTGCTTGATCCAACACGTGACATCACGCTTTCTAGTCTACAACGGGCGGCATTAATGGTCGGTCGTCGTATCAGCATCGAACTGGTCTAG
- a CDS encoding carboxypeptidase-like regulatory domain-containing protein, producing MDSRTLSAQSRSKVTLILGALLLMSSIGVFVFAPATLPEYKQRILALASALLCGLSAHFLTGHIKVENKPIKATGGVAVFAVVLWWWLSPWAPVSVTDQLYRVRVTVLDQQQVPVEDARVWSSIGGEPKKVAGGWQLDIPAASTPKNGKLTIYASKETTFLVGQYDVQLEAEENPAITIQLKRDPSASIRGMILDSSGRGLAGVRVSIAGYEKETTITTATGNFTLSAHAAYEQQVLLHVEKERYTPENQWHPAGDEPVMIVLERE from the coding sequence GTGGATAGCCGTACGCTCAGCGCCCAGAGTCGCTCAAAAGTAACTTTAATCTTGGGGGCTCTGCTGCTCATGTCTTCCATCGGGGTGTTCGTTTTTGCTCCGGCGACATTGCCGGAATATAAGCAGCGAATTTTAGCTTTGGCGTCTGCTTTACTCTGTGGTCTGTCTGCCCACTTCCTGACAGGACACATCAAGGTAGAAAATAAGCCCATCAAGGCGACCGGGGGGGTTGCGGTGTTCGCAGTGGTGCTCTGGTGGTGGCTAAGTCCCTGGGCTCCAGTGAGTGTGACGGATCAGCTTTATCGGGTGCGTGTCACTGTGCTCGATCAGCAGCAGGTCCCCGTCGAGGATGCCCGCGTGTGGTCCTCGATTGGGGGAGAGCCGAAGAAGGTTGCAGGCGGCTGGCAGCTTGATATCCCTGCGGCATCCACACCCAAGAACGGGAAGCTCACGATTTACGCCTCAAAGGAAACTACCTTTCTTGTCGGTCAGTACGACGTGCAATTGGAAGCAGAGGAGAATCCTGCTATAACGATCCAGTTAAAGAGGGACCCTTCAGCGTCTATCCGTGGAATGATCCTTGATAGTTCAGGTCGTGGGCTTGCCGGAGTACGGGTGAGCATCGCAGGCTACGAGAAAGAGACAACGATAACGACGGCAACTGGGAACTTTACTCTGTCTGCGCACGCGGCGTACGAACAACAAGTTCTGTTGCATGTGGAAAAGGAGCGATATACACCAGAAAACCAGTGGCACCCGGCAGGGGATGAGCCCGTCATGATCGTCCTCGAAAGGGAATAA
- a CDS encoding type II toxin-antitoxin system RelE/ParE family toxin, with the protein MAEDSQPQKIPLAFYRTPAGSEPVKEWLKGLDEAERRAIGQDLLRAQWRWPVSKPLCRSIGSGLWEIRTDLPTRRTARVLICCYRRHLIALHGFIKKAQATPGEDIAIARKRQKELER; encoded by the coding sequence ATGGCAGAGGACTCACAGCCCCAAAAGATTCCGCTGGCCTTCTACCGCACACCGGCGGGCAGCGAGCCCGTAAAGGAATGGCTGAAGGGCTTGGATGAGGCGGAGCGCCGCGCAATAGGACAAGACCTCCTTCGGGCACAATGGCGGTGGCCTGTGAGCAAGCCACTATGCCGATCGATCGGTAGCGGCCTATGGGAGATTCGCACGGACTTGCCGACAAGACGGACGGCGCGCGTGCTGATTTGCTGTTACCGTCGGCATCTGATTGCACTGCACGGGTTCATCAAGAAAGCGCAGGCGACGCCAGGGGAGGATATTGCAATTGCACGAAAACGTCAGAAGGAGCTGGAACGATGA
- a CDS encoding putative addiction module antidote protein, with amino-acid sequence MSKTVTSRYDVAEHLRTPEEMAAYLEACLEEAKGDATFIAKALGDIARAKGMAQVARDAGLSRESLYKALSGERSPSFDTILKVVAALGLKLHAEAAHG; translated from the coding sequence ATGAGTAAAACCGTGACCAGTCGCTACGATGTAGCCGAGCACCTTCGAACCCCAGAGGAAATGGCGGCCTACCTTGAGGCGTGTCTTGAAGAGGCGAAGGGCGATGCCACCTTCATCGCCAAAGCGCTGGGAGACATTGCGCGTGCCAAGGGCATGGCACAGGTCGCCCGCGATGCCGGCCTCTCCCGCGAGAGCCTGTATAAAGCGCTGTCCGGCGAACGCAGCCCCAGCTTTGACACCATCCTCAAGGTGGTTGCCGCGTTAGGATTGAAGTTGCACGCTGAAGCCGCTCATGGGTGA
- a CDS encoding helix-turn-helix domain-containing protein, whose amino-acid sequence MAHKASERTVKTLRAALDLTQEQFAARLGVTVSTVNRWENGKGRPSPLAQRRVEELWQEVGSKKSK is encoded by the coding sequence ATGGCCCATAAAGCCTCGGAGAGGACCGTAAAGACGCTTCGCGCCGCGTTGGATCTGACACAGGAGCAGTTCGCCGCAAGACTCGGCGTCACGGTCTCCACCGTCAACCGCTGGGAGAACGGGAAGGGCAGGCCGTCGCCCCTGGCCCAGCGCCGCGTCGAGGAATTGTGGCAGGAAGTCGGAAGCAAGAAGAGTAAGTGA
- a CDS encoding site-specific DNA-methyltransferase, with product MKEIRTDISSLIESINDKKPVTGLTHAFYRYPARFSPRFAEAAIEFFTQPGEIVYDPFMGGGTTLVEAMRLGRRSIGTDLNSLAVFVSRTKTTLVTDKDISDVRTWVEQAQSDLKLTRISDRPVDWISQGYQRNISGRTTWPIRKTIEIALAGLDSLHNNRQRDFVRCLLLKTAQWAVDCRKYHPSARDFREQLISYAEEMIEGALEFRRELDLLRFGCSSNDDTAPACLYLSAHDIAEPPNYPFSSAPRLILTSPPYPGVHVLYHRWQINGRKETPAPYWIANCLDGNGAAFYTFGDRNQRGLEGYFENMRECYMALSTIADTNTWLVQLVAFSTPEWQLPLFLKILQECGFDEVLLDDLPHAIDGRSWRTVPNRKFYADRKGSTPSSKEVLLIHKRS from the coding sequence ATGAAAGAAATACGGACCGACATCTCTTCTCTTATCGAGTCTATCAATGATAAGAAGCCTGTCACTGGATTGACTCATGCGTTCTACCGTTATCCCGCTCGTTTTTCGCCGCGATTTGCTGAGGCCGCTATTGAATTTTTCACTCAGCCGGGCGAGATCGTGTATGATCCCTTTATGGGTGGCGGAACGACCCTTGTTGAAGCCATGCGTTTGGGCCGTAGAAGTATTGGGACCGATTTGAACAGCTTGGCCGTATTTGTTTCCAGAACGAAAACCACACTAGTCACCGATAAGGATATTTCAGACGTTCGCACATGGGTCGAGCAAGCGCAGTCGGATTTGAAACTTACGAGAATTTCGGACAGGCCGGTTGATTGGATATCTCAAGGCTACCAAAGAAACATCAGTGGACGCACCACTTGGCCGATTCGAAAGACCATAGAGATTGCCCTTGCTGGCCTGGATTCACTACACAACAACAGACAGCGAGACTTTGTTAGGTGCCTCCTGCTCAAGACCGCACAATGGGCGGTCGATTGCCGCAAATATCACCCATCGGCCCGTGATTTCAGAGAGCAGCTTATCTCCTATGCCGAGGAGATGATCGAAGGAGCGCTCGAGTTTCGCAGAGAACTTGATTTGCTCAGGTTCGGATGCTCCAGCAACGACGATACCGCACCTGCATGTCTCTATCTTTCCGCCCATGACATTGCAGAACCACCCAACTATCCATTTTCTTCCGCTCCAAGACTCATTCTTACCTCACCACCTTATCCCGGAGTGCATGTGCTCTATCATCGCTGGCAGATCAACGGGCGCAAAGAAACCCCCGCACCGTATTGGATCGCAAATTGCCTTGATGGGAATGGAGCGGCGTTCTATACCTTTGGAGATCGCAATCAAAGGGGGCTGGAAGGCTACTTTGAAAACATGAGGGAATGCTACATGGCGCTTTCCACTATCGCTGACACAAACACGTGGCTTGTCCAGCTTGTAGCATTCTCGACCCCTGAATGGCAATTGCCTCTTTTTCTGAAAATCCTTCAAGAGTGTGGCTTTGATGAAGTCCTTCTCGATGATCTGCCTCACGCCATTGACGGCCGATCATGGCGAACTGTCCCCAATAGGAAGTTTTACGCGGACCGCAAAGGCAGTACACCTTCTTCAAAAGAAGTCCTGTTGATACACAAGCGTTCATAG
- a CDS encoding DUF2779 domain-containing protein, which produces MLWWMVHEPEAPELAAGEELQRVIFERGRRVGELARTFVPGGVLIDLPHHEIERRLADTALAIADGAPVVYEASFLEDGIFVAVDILQRRRDGFVLVEVKATLDIKNEHIPDVAVQTHVVRRAGLVVTRAEVMHLNRECRHPDLSNLFVRENVTSLIRSPLRAVPKQAGELLSTLAGPLPEVKTGPHCTTPYACPFIKRCWPPLPVHHVSTLYGIRKAKAEEYVADGYKTLFDLPRKFAASPTARRQIRSVRAGEVIVERDLRRALASMAPPIAFLDFETVNPAIPVWPGCRPYALVPVQFSCHVLKADGVEHRAWLTEGPDDPREQLAHALIAACAGVNTVLAYNAPFEQRCIDGLIEVLPHMEGELVALSRRIRDLLPIVRDHVYHPDFGGSFSIKKVLPALVPGLGYNDLEIQDGGSASAALETLLLGADALTATERQVLRHNLLRYCERDSMGMVRLYERLRALAGLR; this is translated from the coding sequence ATGCTCTGGTGGATGGTGCACGAGCCCGAGGCGCCGGAGCTCGCCGCCGGCGAGGAGTTGCAGCGGGTGATCTTCGAGCGAGGCAGGCGCGTCGGCGAGCTCGCGCGCACGTTCGTGCCAGGCGGTGTCCTTATCGACCTCCCGCACCACGAGATCGAGCGCAGACTGGCCGACACGGCGCTGGCAATCGCGGATGGAGCGCCGGTTGTCTACGAGGCGAGCTTCCTCGAGGACGGCATCTTCGTCGCCGTGGACATTCTCCAACGGCGCCGCGACGGGTTCGTTCTGGTCGAGGTTAAGGCCACGCTCGACATCAAGAACGAGCACATCCCTGATGTCGCCGTCCAGACGCACGTCGTCCGACGCGCCGGGCTCGTGGTCACACGTGCAGAGGTCATGCACCTCAACCGCGAGTGCCGTCACCCCGACCTCTCGAACCTGTTTGTGCGCGAGAACGTCACGTCGCTGATCCGCTCCCCGCTGCGAGCCGTGCCGAAACAGGCCGGGGAGCTTCTGTCGACGTTGGCGGGTCCGCTGCCGGAGGTCAAGACCGGTCCGCACTGCACGACGCCGTATGCCTGCCCGTTCATCAAACGATGCTGGCCTCCCCTCCCGGTTCACCACGTCAGCACGCTCTATGGGATCCGTAAGGCCAAGGCGGAGGAGTACGTCGCCGACGGCTACAAGACGCTCTTCGACCTGCCGCGCAAGTTCGCTGCCTCGCCCACAGCGCGCCGGCAGATTCGTAGCGTCCGGGCGGGCGAAGTGATCGTCGAGCGTGACCTCCGCCGCGCACTCGCTTCCATGGCTCCGCCGATCGCTTTCCTCGACTTCGAGACCGTGAACCCCGCCATCCCGGTCTGGCCGGGCTGCCGCCCTTACGCCCTGGTGCCGGTGCAGTTCAGTTGCCACGTACTCAAGGCCGACGGAGTCGAACACCGCGCATGGTTGACTGAGGGCCCCGACGACCCGCGTGAGCAGCTCGCACACGCGCTCATCGCGGCGTGTGCGGGCGTCAACACGGTGCTCGCCTACAACGCGCCCTTCGAGCAACGGTGCATCGACGGACTGATCGAAGTGCTCCCGCACATGGAGGGCGAGCTAGTAGCGCTCTCGCGTCGGATCCGCGATCTTCTTCCGATTGTGCGCGACCACGTCTATCACCCGGACTTCGGGGGAAGCTTCAGCATCAAGAAGGTCCTGCCGGCGCTCGTGCCAGGGCTTGGCTACAACGACCTCGAGATCCAGGACGGCGGCTCCGCATCGGCGGCACTTGAGACGCTGCTGCTCGGTGCCGACGCCCTCACCGCCACCGAGCGGCAGGTGCTCCGGCACAACCTCCTTCGTTACTGTGAGCGCGACAGCATGGGCATGGTGCGGCTCTACGAGCGGCTGCGCGCACTTGCGGGGCTTCGATGA